A stretch of the Gracilinanus agilis isolate LMUSP501 chromosome 4, AgileGrace, whole genome shotgun sequence genome encodes the following:
- the CCDC28A gene encoding coiled-coil domain-containing protein 28A, with the protein MWTTFPIRTPRRASDSRRGARQQLVISSPLLRVHLRLSLALNDNVQSKFTLPAPIKVALEPLRREERQENPKKMRERGRRQGPSLAGGKGRGSRLTCRGAITSRHFRKQKGLRRRPSCDVTAAAVRAEPHYRTLLLPPQVLKNWSWCSKEYKTMEERKIKRRSPKSFSSHSTQLVNSKKNSMPVSKSTGFSNPTSQSSSQRPKLKRGMKEKARPQGGEGKGAQSAPIQHSFLTDVSDVQEMERGLLSLLNDFHSGKLQAFGNECSIEQMEHVRGMQEKLARLNLELYGELEELPEDKRKIASDANLDRLLSDLEELNSSIQKLHLADAQDVPNTSTS; encoded by the exons ATgtggactacatttcccataagaACACCTCGCCGCGCCTCTGACTCTAGAAGAGGGGCAAGGCAGCAGCTCGTTATATCCTCACCTCTTCTCCGTGTCCACCTTCGTCTTTCTCTAGCTCTAAATGACAACGTCCAATCCAAGTTCACCCTTCCCGCCCCCATTAAAGTGGCTTTAGAGCcattgagaagagaagaaaggcaggaaaaccccaaaaagatGCGCGAGAGAGGGCGGAGGCAGGGCCCCAGCTTAGCTGGCGGAAAGGGGCGGGGCTCCCGCCTCACTTGCCGGGGCGCCATCACCTCTCGTCACTTCCGTAAACAAAAGGGTCTGAGAAGGCGACCCAGCTGCGATGTGACTGCCGCCGCGGTGCGGGCTGAACCGCATTATCGTACCCTGCTCCTTCCGCCTCAG GTCTTAAAAAATTGGTCTTGGTGCAGCAAGGAATATAAAACTATGGAAGAacgaaaaataaaaaggaggagcCCTAAATCCTTTAGTTCTCATTCTACTCAACTTGTTAATTCTAAGAAAAACTCCATGCCAGTTAGTAAAAGCACAGGGTTTTCAAATCCTACATCACAGTCAAGTTCACAAAGACCAAAGTTAAAAAG AGGCATGAAAGAAAAGGCCAGACCTcaggggggagaaggaaaaggtgcCCAGTCAGCTCCAATTCAGCATTCCTTTCTCACTGATGTCTCAGATGTTCAAGAGATGGAGAGGGGTCTTCTGAGCCTTTTGAATGATTTCCATTCTGGAAAACTTCAAGCATTTG GAAATGAATGTTCCATAGAACAGATGGAACATGTTCGAGGAATGCAAGAGAAGTTAGCTCGACTGAATTTGGAGCTCTATGGGGAGTTAGAGGAACTTCCTGAGGATAAGAGAAAAATAGCCAGTGACGCTAATCTGGATAGGCTTCTGTCAGAT TTAGAAGAGCTGAATTCTTCCAT ACAAAAACTTCACTTGGCAGATGCTCAAGATGTTCCAAATACCTCTACCagctaa